The following proteins are co-located in the Flammeovirga kamogawensis genome:
- a CDS encoding tetratricopeptide repeat protein, whose protein sequence is MNYLYTLLFSILVSVSVFAQNNGGKTESDKYNYAKELIDQGKYEPGIVVLEDILSMKGATLQPYALTLIGYADYQQKKFTDAETTLLKVTSTYPSWEQLDNANYLLACSYLKQGKVNETIGMFDKIKDQSLKDELALLSKDAAQSLSYEEVYKIYTAYPTNEMVGFVLLEKIKEQPKEQRDQELYHKLATGLGVIIDAGHKVREGKFKDTYTIAAILPFFTETINGDALRVKNEFVYNIYQGLLLGKEYLEKRDVKVNILAFDTKRDTTHLQELLAQPEMENVDLIIGPLYADMLPIVQQYSNETGVPMVNPISNNSSIIEGVSSAFLATSTPSTVGSTLGKKLRTQELAALEMFEVDSLKLQADTVQTYVVFGHSTKEKELAKSFKEAYEAEGGKIAAFQEFDPVDGFNVLQEMFDPLAYVDSLDIVKDSTANVFIAVTNEIEALNTISALLSLGTVAATYVPEEWLKFKQLSYAQMESAKINILYPNWYDDDSYRAKSLIAEYQTKFNNQPSDFVFKGFETMFSFGMILNEYGSGFVTPLKESKTLRKGYLVPAYNYFEGQDNQYVPIIQFIDGDLKNMTPPEFIEEN, encoded by the coding sequence TAAATATAATTATGCTAAAGAGTTAATCGATCAAGGCAAATACGAACCCGGTATTGTAGTCTTGGAAGATATACTAAGCATGAAAGGTGCAACATTGCAACCATATGCATTAACGTTAATTGGTTATGCCGATTATCAACAGAAAAAATTTACGGATGCAGAAACAACTTTATTAAAAGTTACTTCTACTTACCCATCTTGGGAACAATTAGATAATGCGAATTATTTACTTGCTTGCTCTTATTTAAAACAAGGAAAAGTAAATGAAACAATTGGAATGTTCGATAAAATCAAGGACCAAAGCTTGAAAGACGAACTTGCATTATTATCTAAAGATGCTGCCCAGAGTTTATCTTATGAAGAAGTTTATAAGATTTATACTGCTTACCCAACAAATGAAATGGTTGGTTTTGTATTGTTAGAGAAAATCAAAGAGCAACCTAAAGAGCAAAGAGATCAGGAGTTATATCATAAATTAGCTACTGGTTTAGGTGTTATTATAGATGCTGGGCATAAAGTAAGAGAAGGCAAATTTAAAGATACTTATACTATTGCTGCAATTTTACCATTCTTTACAGAAACAATTAATGGTGATGCACTGCGTGTAAAAAATGAATTTGTATATAATATCTATCAAGGTTTATTATTAGGTAAAGAATATTTAGAAAAACGAGATGTTAAAGTAAATATTCTAGCTTTTGATACAAAAAGAGACACTACTCATTTGCAAGAATTATTAGCACAACCTGAAATGGAAAATGTGGATCTAATAATCGGGCCATTATATGCAGATATGCTTCCTATTGTTCAGCAATATTCGAACGAAACAGGTGTACCTATGGTTAACCCAATTTCGAATAACTCGTCTATTATTGAAGGTGTATCAAGTGCTTTTTTAGCAACATCAACTCCATCTACAGTAGGTTCTACTTTAGGTAAGAAATTAAGAACTCAAGAATTAGCGGCATTAGAAATGTTTGAGGTTGATTCTTTAAAATTACAAGCAGATACTGTACAGACATATGTCGTATTTGGCCATTCTACTAAAGAAAAAGAATTAGCAAAATCTTTTAAAGAAGCCTATGAGGCAGAAGGTGGGAAAATTGCTGCATTTCAAGAATTTGACCCAGTAGATGGGTTTAATGTATTGCAAGAAATGTTTGATCCGTTAGCTTATGTAGATTCTCTAGATATTGTAAAAGATTCTACAGCCAATGTATTTATAGCTGTAACTAACGAGATAGAAGCATTGAATACAATTAGTGCTTTATTATCTTTAGGTACTGTTGCTGCAACTTATGTTCCTGAAGAGTGGCTTAAATTCAAGCAATTAAGTTATGCTCAAATGGAATCTGCTAAAATCAATATTTTATATCCAAATTGGTATGATGATGATTCTTATAGAGCAAAATCTTTGATAGCTGAATACCAAACTAAGTTCAATAATCAGCCATCTGATTTTGTATTTAAAGGTTTTGAAACAATGTTCTCTTTTGGAATGATTTTAAATGAATACGGCAGTGGCTTTGTTACTCCTTTAAAGGAAAGTAAAACACTTAGAAAAGGGTATTTAGTACCGGCATATAATTATTTTGAAGGGCAAGACAATCAATATGTTCCTATTATTCAATTTATAGATGGTGATTTGAAAAATATGACACCTCCTGAATTTATTGAAGAGAATTAA
- a CDS encoding TrmH family RNA methyltransferase has protein sequence MAYAKDDDFRFFHSDYFKEFIEEPGLIEYLKEFISEKKKEGIEEVLSQRTNHLTVLLEEIYKPQNVGAIIRTCDCFGLQNLHIVEAIYKFIVSIKTTQGSAKWVDVNKYQSTLDAAKTLKSKGYKLVATTPHTDMSIDDLPTDAPIALMFGNEKEGLSDEAMELADYKVKIPMYGFAESFNISVSVALCLNQLSAKIRKDESLDLKLSNEEYKDIEGAWVCKSIDRFETITKSFRNEKGK, from the coding sequence ATGGCATACGCTAAAGATGATGATTTTAGATTTTTTCACTCAGATTATTTCAAAGAGTTTATAGAAGAGCCTGGGTTAATTGAATACTTGAAAGAGTTTATTTCTGAAAAGAAGAAAGAGGGTATTGAAGAAGTATTATCTCAACGAACAAATCATTTAACCGTATTATTAGAAGAAATTTATAAGCCTCAGAATGTAGGTGCAATAATAAGAACATGTGATTGCTTTGGCTTGCAGAACCTTCATATTGTAGAGGCTATTTATAAGTTTATTGTTTCTATAAAAACTACTCAAGGTTCTGCTAAATGGGTAGATGTAAATAAATACCAGTCTACATTAGATGCTGCAAAAACTTTAAAAAGTAAAGGTTATAAACTAGTAGCGACTACGCCACATACTGATATGTCTATTGACGATTTACCTACAGATGCACCAATAGCATTAATGTTTGGTAATGAAAAAGAAGGGCTATCTGATGAGGCTATGGAATTGGCTGATTATAAGGTGAAAATACCAATGTACGGTTTTGCAGAGAGTTTTAATATTTCTGTAAGTGTTGCTCTTTGTTTAAATCAGTTAAGTGCTAAAATTAGAAAAGATGAATCGCTTGATTTAAAATTAAGTAATGAAGAATATAAAGATATTGAAGGTGCTTGGGTTTGTAAATCAATAGACCGTTTTGAAACAATAACCAAATCATTTAGAAATGAGAAAGGTAAATAA
- the fmt gene encoding methionyl-tRNA formyltransferase has translation MEKNLKIVFMGTPDFAVPSLQVLVENGYNVVGVITAPDKPAGRGRKLQSSPVKQYAESVGLHIMQPTNLKNAAFQQELKELEVDLQIVVAFRMLPEAVWDMPRIGTFNLHGSLLPDYRGAAPINWAIINGEKVTGVTTFFLQHEIDTGDIILQQEEPILEEDTVGDVYGRLMQVGGKLVLKTVQLVEQGDYKTTPQKIVGEPKMAPKIFKETCKVDFSKDTETVYNFIRGLSPYPAAWTEIQGKTYKLFKVSKVNDDTLEANEDGFVTDNKSFFYIKTADGFISVDEWQMQGKKRMEVKAFLLGTKF, from the coding sequence ATGGAAAAGAATTTAAAAATAGTATTTATGGGAACACCAGATTTTGCTGTTCCTTCGTTACAAGTTCTCGTAGAAAACGGATATAATGTAGTAGGTGTAATTACTGCTCCAGATAAACCTGCAGGACGAGGTCGTAAATTACAATCTTCTCCAGTAAAGCAATATGCTGAATCTGTTGGTTTACATATTATGCAACCAACAAATTTAAAGAATGCGGCTTTTCAGCAAGAGTTAAAAGAACTTGAAGTAGACTTGCAAATTGTGGTAGCATTTAGAATGCTTCCAGAAGCTGTGTGGGATATGCCTAGAATAGGTACTTTTAATTTACATGGTTCTTTATTACCAGATTATAGAGGTGCCGCACCTATTAATTGGGCAATTATTAATGGTGAAAAAGTAACAGGGGTAACCACTTTCTTTTTACAACATGAAATTGATACAGGTGATATTATACTTCAGCAAGAAGAGCCAATATTAGAAGAAGATACTGTAGGTGATGTTTACGGTAGACTGATGCAAGTTGGTGGCAAACTGGTTTTAAAAACGGTTCAATTAGTAGAACAAGGTGATTATAAAACGACACCTCAGAAGATAGTTGGAGAACCTAAGATGGCTCCAAAAATATTTAAAGAAACCTGTAAAGTAGATTTTTCAAAAGATACAGAAACAGTTTATAACTTTATAAGAGGGTTATCTCCTTATCCGGCAGCTTGGACCGAAATTCAAGGAAAAACGTATAAACTTTTTAAAGTATCTAAGGTGAATGATGATACCCTAGAAGCAAATGAAGATGGATTTGTAACAGATAATAAGTCTTTCTTTTATATAAAAACTGCTGACGGGTTTATCTCTGTAGATGAATGGCAAATGCAGGGTAAAAAAAGAATGGAAGTTAAAGCCTTCCTTTTAGGTACAAAATTCTAG